TGGTCGCGGAGGACGGCGAGCGCTTCCGCGTCGTCGCCGTTCCCGCCCGGTCGCCGGGGCAGGCCCTGGTGCTGGCGCAGTCCCTGGAGCCCCAGCTGCAGACCCTCACCAAGCTCGGCTTCGTCATGCTCTTCTTCGGAGCCGCGGGCGTGATCGCGGCCGGGGCCGCCGGCTGGGCCGTCGCCCGCAACGGGTTGCGCCCGGTGCGTCGGCTGACCGCGGAGGTCGAGGAGATCGCGCGGACCCAGGACCTGCGACCCCTGCCGGTGGAGGGTGACGACGAGATCGCCCGGCTGGCGGCGGCGTTCAACGAGCTGCTCACCGCCCTCGCCGCGTCCCGCGACCGGCAGCGCCAGCTGGTCGCCGACGCCGGCCACGAGCTGCGGACGCCGCTGACCTCGCTGCGGACCAACCTCGACCTGCTCGCGCAAGCCGGGCAGGACCTGCCCGAGACCGCGCGCGGCGAGCTGCTCGCCGACGTCCGCGCCCAGATCGAGGAGCTGACGACGCTGATCGGGGACCTGGTGGAGCTGGCCCGCGACGAGCACCTGACCCCCGTGGTGGAGCGGGTCGACCTCGACGAGGTGGTCGACCGCGCGCTGGCGCGGGTACGCCGCCGCGCGCCCGGTCTCGGCTTCGACGTCGACACCGACCACTGGTGGGTCGTGGGCGACGCGGCCGCCCTGGAGCGGGCGGTCACGAACCTGCTCGACAACGCCGCGAAGTGGAGCCCACCCGAGGGCACGGTCACCGTCCGGCTGCGTGACGGCGCGCTCGTCGTCGACGACGCGGGCCCGGGCATCGCCGACGCCGACCTGCCCCACGTGTTCGAGCGGTTCTGGAGGGCCGAGGAGTCCCGGTCGCTACCGGGCTCCGGCCTCGGCCTGGCGATCGTCGCCCAGGTGGTGGAGCGCCACTCCGGTAGTGTCACGGCCGGGGACGCCCCCGGCGGTGGGGCCCGCTTCGTGGTGCGGCTGCCCGGCAGCCCGTCCGAGGACCCCGCACCCGTGGAGGTCACGGCATGAGCTTCGACGTCGCCGCCTCGGCGTACGACCGCTTCATGGGGCGGTACGCCGCGCCGCTCGCCCCGCTCTTCGCCGACCTGGCCCGGGTGGAGCCCGGTCAGCGGGTGCTGGACGTGGGTTGCGGGCCGGGCGCCCTCACCGGGGTCCTGGTGGCACGGCTCGGCGAGGCACACGTGGCTGCGGTCGACCCGTCGCCGCCGTTCGTGGCTGCCGCCCGGGAGCGGTTCCCGACGGTGGACGTGCGCGAGGGGGT
The genomic region above belongs to Nocardioides coralli and contains:
- a CDS encoding HAMP domain-containing sensor histidine kinase yields the protein MGAVEPRWHYRRSLASRVIWLTTIAVGLAVAGVAFAAFMTARMQMQASLDESLLDRAEKAAFSGIPLDAQVPSWALGAADIRIIYITSDQRYQTFDRFPPIRLGEPEFDVAQRDSDTSIRTLVAEDGERFRVVAVPARSPGQALVLAQSLEPQLQTLTKLGFVMLFFGAAGVIAAGAAGWAVARNGLRPVRRLTAEVEEIARTQDLRPLPVEGDDEIARLAAAFNELLTALAASRDRQRQLVADAGHELRTPLTSLRTNLDLLAQAGQDLPETARGELLADVRAQIEELTTLIGDLVELARDEHLTPVVERVDLDEVVDRALARVRRRAPGLGFDVDTDHWWVVGDAAALERAVTNLLDNAAKWSPPEGTVTVRLRDGALVVDDAGPGIADADLPHVFERFWRAEESRSLPGSGLGLAIVAQVVERHSGSVTAGDAPGGGARFVVRLPGSPSEDPAPVEVTA